A genomic stretch from Desulfomonile tiedjei includes:
- a CDS encoding magnesium transporter CorA family protein — translation MATAYLKTTEGVKTLQLTRIADLPRETIWLDLLNPSSDEERLVETFLGVDVPTAQEIEEIEDSSRFYQKNDSIYVTVALLTRLDAGQPSSTDIRFILTPNRLISVRYVESKPFRIFSSRLLRDSRASESSDIIMETMLELVVDDLADILEETALNLDRLARGVFFPSVPGKAAESDAESMDLKEMITEIGRYGEFISEARLSVFNMNRLLIFLSQTSVKWWQPDTRARLQTLLRDIRSLTEHASFLATRVNFILDATLGMINIEQNKIIKIFSVAAVVFLPPTLIASMYGMNFKHMPELEWLFGYPMSIGLMIMAAVLPYWYFKRRGWL, via the coding sequence ATGGCCACGGCATATCTGAAAACAACGGAAGGCGTCAAAACACTGCAACTAACTAGGATCGCCGACCTTCCGAGAGAGACGATCTGGTTGGATCTCTTGAACCCGTCCAGTGATGAGGAGCGGCTTGTCGAGACCTTCTTGGGGGTTGACGTACCGACAGCGCAGGAGATTGAGGAGATTGAGGATAGTAGTCGTTTTTATCAGAAGAATGACAGCATATACGTGACAGTGGCGTTGTTGACTCGTCTTGACGCGGGACAGCCTTCCAGTACGGACATCAGGTTCATATTGACTCCCAATAGACTCATATCCGTTCGCTATGTAGAGTCGAAACCGTTTCGGATCTTTTCCAGCAGGCTCCTACGCGATAGCAGAGCAAGTGAATCAAGTGATATCATTATGGAAACTATGTTAGAACTTGTCGTCGACGACTTGGCTGACATCCTTGAAGAAACGGCTTTGAATCTTGACAGACTAGCTCGCGGCGTCTTTTTCCCCTCCGTCCCCGGCAAGGCCGCCGAAAGCGATGCAGAGAGCATGGACCTCAAAGAGATGATCACAGAGATAGGTCGGTACGGGGAATTCATATCCGAGGCACGTCTCAGCGTCTTCAATATGAATCGGCTACTGATCTTCCTGTCTCAGACCAGCGTTAAATGGTGGCAACCTGATACAAGAGCGCGGCTTCAGACTCTGCTGCGGGATATTCGGTCCCTTACCGAGCATGCCAGTTTTCTTGCCACTCGCGTTAATTTCATTCTCGATGCAACTCTGGGCATGATTAATATTGAGCAGAACAAGATCATCAAGATCTTCTCGGTTGCTGCCGTTGTTTTTCTGCCCCCGACGCTCATTGCCAGTATGTACGGCATGAATTTCAAGCACATGCCGGAACTGGAATGGCTATTCGGATATCCCATGTCTATTGGCCTCATGATAATGGCCGCGGTGCTGCCTTACTGGTACTTTAAACGTAGAGGATGGCTCTGA
- a CDS encoding amino acid-binding protein translates to MPVKKQLEVMLADAPGELAKFTAVLKDEHINIEAMSIQDANEYLLALYDVRAHTGRRVAPRDYYEAILKESAKYSMIRLIVDNPNKAVEVLGKAGYQVKIQEVIGLVLDNRPGLLHTVSRKFGDAGVNIAYTYGAGFSDSESALFIFKVSDLEKALEIFPEGTA, encoded by the coding sequence ATGCCCGTCAAGAAACAGCTTGAGGTGATGCTCGCGGACGCGCCAGGGGAACTGGCCAAGTTCACGGCGGTGCTTAAGGATGAGCATATCAACATAGAGGCCATGAGCATTCAAGATGCCAACGAGTATCTTCTGGCCCTGTACGACGTGCGAGCACACACGGGCCGAAGGGTGGCGCCTCGGGACTATTACGAAGCGATTTTGAAGGAGTCGGCAAAATACTCGATGATCAGGCTAATTGTCGACAACCCTAACAAGGCTGTGGAGGTCCTGGGCAAGGCCGGTTATCAGGTAAAAATACAGGAAGTCATCGGTCTGGTCTTGGACAATCGGCCCGGACTTCTGCATACGGTTTCCCGCAAGTTCGGCGACGCAGGGGTCAATATTGCCTACACCTACGGCGCGGGCTTTTCGGACAGTGAGTCCGCTCTGTTCATTTTCAAGGTCTCCGACCTGGAAAAGGCTTTGGAAATCTTTCCAGAGGGGACCGCGTGA
- a CDS encoding ATP-dependent Clp protease adaptor ClpS, protein MTESLVPLHCYTIRRFPPVGVGREHPEGDQPDSGDLYEVRIIDNDHNTYGEVIQITMRALDISEEMAFAIAWEVDHMDSCAVAQGPYEDAEAIAQVIRTIGIEVQVNPVAQAT, encoded by the coding sequence ATGACTGAAAGTCTCGTTCCTTTACACTGTTATACCATTCGACGCTTTCCGCCCGTGGGTGTTGGTCGGGAACATCCGGAAGGCGATCAACCGGATAGCGGGGACCTTTACGAGGTCCGCATAATTGATAATGACCACAACACATATGGAGAGGTCATTCAAATCACCATGCGGGCTCTGGATATAAGTGAGGAAATGGCCTTTGCGATAGCGTGGGAGGTTGACCACATGGACTCCTGCGCGGTGGCCCAAGGGCCTTATGAGGACGCTGAGGCGATTGCACAGGTCATTCGGACCATCGGGATCGAGGTTCAGGTAAATCCGGTGGCTCAGGCGACTTGA
- a CDS encoding glycosyltransferase family 2 protein, with amino-acid sequence MDDSAPKQQRPRLSLVIIAKNEADRIGDLLQSCPIADEVLVVDSGSTDGTVDVARSFGARVIHQEWLGYVAQKQMAMETASSEWILSMDADEALSQESVAEILRALENVEPEVQAFSMPRMSRYLNRWIKHGGWYPDRKVRLIRRGSGLWAGDALHDRLEVNGRVERLQHPILHYVYRDISDQVKTINNFSTVDVHYRGMRGPGYVVLGLLHAVGKFLECAVWKLGLLDGIPGLIIAVNSAFYVFLKHAKSWELSLPRDERK; translated from the coding sequence ATGGACGACTCAGCCCCAAAACAGCAACGGCCTCGGCTTAGCCTTGTCATTATTGCCAAGAACGAAGCGGACCGAATAGGCGACCTCTTGCAGAGCTGCCCCATTGCGGACGAAGTCCTTGTGGTGGATTCAGGCAGCACGGACGGAACGGTGGACGTAGCCCGTTCATTCGGGGCGCGGGTGATCCACCAGGAGTGGCTGGGATACGTAGCGCAAAAGCAGATGGCCATGGAAACCGCATCCAGTGAATGGATCCTCAGCATGGACGCGGACGAGGCACTGTCTCAGGAATCCGTGGCCGAAATCCTCAGGGCGTTGGAAAATGTAGAGCCCGAGGTACAAGCCTTCTCCATGCCCCGGATGAGCAGGTATCTCAATCGTTGGATCAAGCACGGCGGCTGGTACCCTGACAGAAAGGTACGCCTGATCCGCAGAGGCTCAGGCCTTTGGGCTGGTGACGCGCTCCACGACCGACTGGAGGTGAACGGCCGGGTGGAACGTCTCCAACATCCGATCCTCCACTACGTGTATCGTGACATCTCGGATCAGGTGAAGACCATTAACAACTTTTCGACCGTGGATGTGCATTACCGCGGGATGAGAGGACCGGGATACGTGGTCCTGGGCCTTCTGCACGCGGTCGGGAAGTTCCTTGAATGCGCGGTATGGAAACTGGGCTTGCTGGACGGCATTCCCGGCTTGATAATAGCGGTAAACAGTGCTTTCTACGTATTTCTGAAACACGCAAAATCGTGGGAACTGAGCCTCCCGAGGGACGAGCGGAAGTGA
- a CDS encoding glycosyltransferase family 4 protein, which yields MAIENFSRHAGGAESYAVELARTMVSQGWEVHLYGHSWDREPDTAVFHPMPRLPKWIPPSVRILHFALTHRRMVKGQGFDIVLGFGNTITMNMYQSHGGVHRVSNLRKLEAVRNPLVRFIKALAVFGVPKYYARAWIESAAFRMNQPPVIIAISDMVRNDMAERFGIDKEQVRLVYNGIDQARFRTRDEPQRRNLREKLGFKDEILFLFMAYDFRKKGVRYLLEAAGELRARVGPGRFGAVIVGRSPSPSLQRRVSHLDLADIVRFPGPTKEPEAYYHACDVFVLPTFYDACSLVVFEAMAAGLPAITSVFNGAAGIIEHGVDGMVIKDPRNTKEMADAMERFLDPNILESAGAAARRTASKYTLEANHKQMIDIMREVVRRESRL from the coding sequence ATGGCTATAGAGAATTTCAGCCGGCACGCAGGCGGCGCGGAGTCGTACGCGGTGGAGTTGGCTCGTACCATGGTCTCCCAGGGATGGGAGGTTCATCTGTACGGACATTCGTGGGACCGCGAGCCTGACACCGCGGTATTCCATCCAATGCCTCGCCTTCCCAAGTGGATTCCCCCATCGGTTAGAATTCTGCACTTTGCCCTTACACACAGACGGATGGTTAAGGGTCAAGGCTTCGACATTGTTCTGGGCTTCGGCAATACCATCACCATGAATATGTATCAGAGCCACGGCGGGGTTCACCGGGTGAGCAACCTGAGGAAGCTTGAAGCTGTTCGCAATCCGTTAGTCAGGTTTATCAAGGCGTTGGCGGTCTTTGGCGTTCCCAAGTACTACGCGCGGGCCTGGATCGAATCCGCGGCTTTCCGAATGAATCAACCTCCTGTCATAATTGCAATATCCGATATGGTTCGGAATGACATGGCTGAGCGCTTCGGTATTGACAAGGAACAGGTCCGACTGGTGTACAACGGAATTGACCAGGCTAGGTTCAGGACCAGGGATGAACCTCAACGACGAAATCTGAGAGAGAAACTCGGGTTTAAGGATGAAATCCTCTTCTTATTCATGGCTTACGATTTCAGGAAAAAAGGAGTCCGCTATCTCCTCGAAGCTGCCGGAGAGCTTCGGGCAAGAGTGGGCCCGGGGAGATTTGGTGCAGTGATAGTTGGGCGCTCGCCCTCCCCTTCTCTTCAGCGCCGAGTGAGCCACCTGGATTTAGCCGATATCGTTAGGTTTCCTGGACCCACAAAGGAGCCGGAGGCCTATTACCACGCGTGTGACGTATTCGTTCTCCCGACCTTCTACGACGCCTGTTCGCTGGTGGTTTTCGAAGCCATGGCTGCCGGCTTGCCTGCAATCACCTCTGTCTTTAACGGTGCGGCGGGAATAATCGAGCACGGCGTCGACGGAATGGTGATCAAGGATCCAAGGAATACCAAAGAGATGGCCGACGCGATGGAGCGCTTCCTGGACCCGAACATATTGGAATCCGCTGGAGCCGCGGCTCGACGCACTGCCTCCAAATATACGCTGGAAGCCAATCACAAACAGATGATTGATATCATGAGAGAAGTCGTTCGGCGGGAATCTCGCTTATAG
- a CDS encoding flavodoxin family protein, translating into MRIETVLGSPRKKGNTGKVLGWVEEALEARGHSVNRIQLVDHKINGCKGCWTCKKSKDKPGCPQKDDAVEILERLLDSDLVLYATPVYFWGPTAQIKAFVDRHCSLVTGYGTAQWQSLMAGKRIGLVVTCEDGIENNVDLLAEMFKRFADYLKCDHAGEIVIPFASKPDAMGDQARARAIAFANQL; encoded by the coding sequence ATGAGAATAGAGACGGTCCTGGGTAGTCCTCGTAAGAAGGGAAACACCGGCAAGGTACTCGGATGGGTGGAAGAAGCTCTGGAAGCACGCGGCCATAGCGTCAACCGAATTCAACTCGTAGACCACAAGATCAACGGCTGCAAAGGGTGCTGGACCTGCAAGAAATCCAAGGATAAGCCGGGTTGCCCGCAGAAAGACGACGCGGTCGAAATCCTCGAACGATTACTGGATTCCGACTTAGTGCTGTACGCGACCCCCGTTTACTTCTGGGGTCCCACAGCGCAAATTAAGGCGTTCGTTGACCGCCATTGCAGCCTGGTTACAGGGTATGGAACCGCTCAATGGCAATCTTTGATGGCAGGGAAGCGGATAGGCTTAGTGGTTACTTGCGAAGACGGGATCGAAAACAATGTGGATCTCTTGGCGGAGATGTTCAAGAGATTTGCCGATTACTTGAAATGCGATCACGCGGGTGAGATCGTCATACCCTTCGCATCCAAACCCGATGCCATGGGTGACCAGGCGCGAGCCCGGGCGATCGCGTTCGCTAATCAGTTGTAG
- the cobA gene encoding uroporphyrinogen-III C-methyltransferase has protein sequence MDFKKPGTVFLVGAGPGDPGLITVKGLEKIRTADVIVYDYLAGDKLIEEARPDAELIYVGKKGKDHTAEQIDINRLLVTKARDGKTVVRLKGGDPYLFGRGGEEAEELVAACVPFEVVPGVTSAIAAPAYAGIPVTHRDHASMVTFVTGHEDPDKEESSIDWNVLAANPGTLVFLMGVKNLDNIATSLIKAGKPAHTPAALVRWGTTPRQIAVVSDLENLPAEAKRRGIKAPAVLVVGSVATLHETLGWFAKKPLFGKRILITRGREQSKRMADKISEQGGEPVLFPTISIQPPDDYRALDDAITRIKSFDWVIFTSVNGVERFFERFFQFNDDIREMAGPRLGAIGPVTAAAIRRLGLKVDRLAKEFVAEGVLDMLSETEVQGKRFLIARAEQAREVLPEGLTRIGGEVEVVTVYKTGLPSDSDIARVRKMLEEKALDAITFTSSSTVTHLVEMLKGSDLPALMDGVVLASIGPVTSSTLKECGLTADVKADEYTIDGLVKALSDYFVSIKRGGNENRDGPG, from the coding sequence ATGGATTTCAAGAAACCCGGCACCGTGTTTCTCGTGGGAGCAGGACCAGGCGATCCCGGTCTGATTACTGTCAAGGGCCTTGAGAAGATTCGCACGGCCGACGTCATTGTTTACGATTATCTGGCGGGCGACAAGCTCATTGAGGAAGCCAGGCCCGATGCAGAATTGATCTACGTGGGTAAAAAAGGGAAGGATCACACCGCAGAGCAAATTGATATAAACCGCCTCCTTGTGACCAAAGCCAGAGATGGGAAAACCGTGGTCCGGCTGAAAGGCGGCGATCCGTACTTGTTCGGTAGGGGAGGGGAAGAGGCTGAAGAGCTTGTGGCAGCCTGCGTCCCCTTTGAGGTGGTCCCCGGCGTGACTTCCGCCATTGCAGCGCCGGCCTATGCGGGCATACCCGTGACGCATCGGGATCACGCTTCCATGGTGACCTTTGTGACAGGACATGAAGACCCTGACAAAGAAGAGTCCTCGATTGACTGGAACGTCCTCGCGGCAAATCCTGGTACGCTGGTTTTCCTCATGGGGGTGAAAAACCTGGATAACATAGCAACATCACTGATCAAAGCAGGTAAACCGGCACACACCCCCGCGGCCCTGGTGCGGTGGGGGACCACGCCCCGGCAAATTGCCGTGGTCTCCGACCTCGAAAATCTCCCTGCTGAGGCCAAGCGCAGAGGCATCAAAGCCCCGGCCGTGCTTGTGGTCGGATCAGTGGCGACTTTGCATGAAACGCTCGGATGGTTCGCGAAGAAACCTCTTTTCGGCAAGAGAATCCTGATCACTAGAGGCAGAGAGCAATCCAAGAGGATGGCGGACAAGATCTCGGAGCAGGGCGGCGAACCGGTCCTGTTTCCTACAATAAGTATACAGCCCCCTGATGACTATCGAGCCCTCGATGACGCCATCACGAGGATCAAGAGCTTCGATTGGGTGATTTTTACTTCAGTCAATGGAGTGGAGCGGTTTTTCGAGCGTTTTTTCCAATTTAACGACGATATCCGGGAAATGGCCGGGCCGAGGCTGGGAGCCATAGGACCCGTCACCGCGGCGGCTATTCGACGGCTCGGTTTGAAAGTGGACCGCCTTGCCAAGGAGTTTGTGGCTGAGGGAGTCCTGGACATGCTTTCCGAAACTGAAGTGCAAGGAAAACGCTTCCTCATAGCCAGAGCCGAGCAAGCCAGGGAAGTTCTCCCTGAGGGATTAACCCGAATTGGCGGTGAAGTGGAGGTCGTAACGGTTTATAAAACCGGCCTTCCCTCGGACTCGGATATAGCAAGAGTCCGCAAGATGCTGGAAGAAAAGGCGCTGGATGCCATTACTTTTACGTCTTCGTCCACGGTAACTCACCTCGTTGAGATGCTGAAAGGCAGCGATCTACCCGCCCTTATGGATGGGGTGGTGCTTGCTTCCATCGGCCCGGTCACATCGAGCACACTTAAAGAATGTGGCTTGACGGCGGACGTGAAGGCCGACGAATACACCATCGACGGTCTGGTAAAGGCGCTGTCGGACTATTTCGTTTCAATAAAGAGAGGCGGTAATGAGAATAGAGACGGTCCTGGGTAG
- the hemC gene encoding hydroxymethylbilane synthase, with amino-acid sequence MKLTIGTRGSALALWQARHVASIIEKTHPTVKVDLITIRTQGDKILDAPLATIGGKGLFTKEIEDALLDGRVDLAVHSMKDLPTELPTGLKLAAVLEREDARDVFISADGRTLEDLPAGARIGTSSLRRKAFLLHRYPGLEVISIRGNVDTRLRKIQTENLAGIMLAAAGIIRMGFADRITEYMGPEVMIPAIGQGALALETRESDSAVEEIVAAMDHPETARCVKVERAFLQRMGGGCQVPMAAHCVCDEDGIQVTAAVVHPDGDPMIRDAYTGPFEDARVGTRLADALLSQGATSILKAVLTEDWEPGPAIDII; translated from the coding sequence ATGAAACTCACCATCGGAACTCGCGGCAGCGCCCTGGCTCTTTGGCAGGCCAGGCACGTGGCCTCGATCATAGAAAAGACCCACCCTACCGTCAAAGTGGATCTGATCACTATCAGAACTCAAGGTGATAAGATACTGGACGCACCCCTGGCAACGATTGGCGGCAAGGGACTGTTTACAAAGGAAATCGAGGACGCTCTCCTGGATGGCAGAGTGGACCTCGCAGTGCATTCCATGAAAGACCTTCCCACGGAGTTGCCGACAGGGCTGAAGCTTGCAGCAGTCTTAGAACGCGAGGACGCCAGGGATGTTTTTATATCGGCAGACGGAAGAACTCTGGAAGATCTGCCGGCCGGGGCAAGAATAGGGACATCGAGTCTGCGGCGAAAAGCCTTTCTGCTGCATCGCTATCCCGGTCTGGAAGTGATATCCATCCGAGGAAATGTGGATACACGTCTAAGAAAAATTCAGACCGAGAACCTTGCCGGAATCATGCTTGCGGCAGCGGGAATAATCCGGATGGGATTTGCCGATCGTATAACCGAGTACATGGGGCCGGAAGTCATGATCCCTGCAATAGGGCAAGGGGCGCTTGCGCTTGAAACGCGAGAGTCCGATTCTGCGGTCGAAGAAATTGTCGCGGCTATGGACCATCCTGAGACGGCGAGATGCGTGAAGGTCGAGCGAGCATTCCTGCAGAGGATGGGCGGAGGCTGCCAAGTGCCTATGGCCGCGCATTGCGTTTGCGACGAAGATGGCATTCAGGTTACCGCCGCTGTGGTTCACCCTGATGGAGATCCAATGATTCGCGATGCTTACACAGGGCCTTTCGAAGACGCGCGTGTCGGAACTCGCCTTGCGGACGCCCTCTTATCACAAGGAGCCACTTCTATCCTCAAAGCTGTGCTCACGGAAGACTGGGAGCCGGGGCCGGCCATAGACATAATATAG
- a CDS encoding glutamyl-tRNA reductase, producing the protein MKLEILVVGLNHSTAPVEIREKITFPGDQDGRVTRLIADVPVVEEAMILSTCNRSEVIVMTEHPENAAEDVIEAVGRIHDLDPKTFSDFLYVRQGIDAVNHVFRVASSLDSMVVGEPQILGQVKEGYRRAADANATGPILNRLMHRAFFTAKRVRTETGVGLSAVSVAYVAVELARKILGDLKDKTVLLIGAGEMAELAARHLRTHAEKPIIVVNRTYENACTLAGQLRGRAVPIEQLDDGLVGADVVITSTGSCESLIKAPQLKDVMRRRRFRPIFLIDIAIPRDVQPESNEIDGVYLYNIDDLQTVVHENVGERRQEAIRGESIVEEEAQKFVEWTRTLESAPTIIALKKKLEGIREAELARLNGKLSTLSPAEREIVEIITRSIINKIAHDPIAFLKKAGSRSKRNVYLDVAQRLFGLDGLASPAGPEKEETKQE; encoded by the coding sequence ATGAAGCTGGAAATACTGGTTGTCGGACTCAATCATTCCACTGCGCCGGTTGAAATCCGGGAAAAGATAACCTTTCCCGGCGATCAGGACGGTCGAGTTACAAGGCTGATTGCTGACGTTCCCGTAGTAGAAGAAGCGATGATACTCTCGACCTGCAACAGATCTGAAGTCATTGTTATGACCGAACATCCCGAGAATGCGGCGGAAGATGTCATCGAAGCCGTGGGTCGGATACACGATCTGGATCCAAAAACTTTTAGCGACTTCCTCTATGTGAGGCAAGGCATTGATGCCGTTAACCACGTCTTCAGGGTAGCATCCAGTCTGGATTCCATGGTGGTTGGAGAACCCCAGATTCTCGGCCAGGTCAAGGAAGGGTACCGCCGAGCCGCTGACGCAAACGCAACCGGCCCGATCCTGAACCGGCTGATGCACCGGGCCTTCTTCACCGCCAAAAGGGTCCGAACGGAGACAGGTGTTGGGCTGTCCGCAGTGTCCGTGGCATACGTGGCTGTGGAACTAGCTAGAAAGATACTGGGCGACCTTAAAGACAAAACGGTTCTCTTGATCGGCGCGGGCGAAATGGCAGAACTGGCGGCTCGCCACCTCAGGACGCACGCGGAAAAGCCGATAATCGTGGTGAACCGAACGTATGAAAACGCTTGTACGCTGGCGGGCCAACTTCGAGGCCGCGCAGTTCCCATTGAACAACTCGATGACGGCCTGGTAGGCGCGGATGTGGTAATCACTTCAACAGGCAGTTGTGAATCCTTGATCAAAGCGCCTCAGTTGAAGGACGTTATGCGGCGGAGGCGATTTCGCCCAATCTTCCTCATCGACATAGCCATCCCCCGAGATGTGCAGCCGGAATCCAACGAGATAGACGGAGTTTACTTGTACAACATTGACGACCTTCAGACCGTGGTGCACGAGAACGTCGGCGAAAGACGGCAAGAAGCCATCCGCGGTGAATCCATAGTAGAGGAGGAGGCTCAGAAGTTCGTGGAATGGACCCGAACTCTGGAGTCCGCACCGACAATAATCGCGTTGAAGAAAAAACTGGAAGGGATTCGGGAAGCGGAACTGGCGCGCCTTAACGGAAAGCTGTCGACTCTGAGCCCGGCCGAAAGAGAAATCGTAGAAATAATCACCCGATCCATCATAAACAAGATAGCTCACGATCCCATCGCATTCCTTAAGAAAGCAGGATCGAGATCCAAGAGAAACGTCTACCTGGATGTGGCGCAAAGACTGTTCGGGTTGGATGGGCTTGCATCTCCGGCCGGTCCCGAGAAGGAAGAAACGAAACAAGAATGA
- the ccsB gene encoding c-type cytochrome biogenesis protein CcsB has translation MDLFFFKIAIALYLAASVAYLVFLLTSSEGRAPIAFWCSVLGFSAHTLSIMHRAIFSKFFPLATSFDALSFFAWLIVGLFLVMRYRDPSPIFGSIVTPLASVLMLFGSTLSYQIREPLVPILKSWWLPIHVSLALLGNGIFALIAVGGLMYIIQERLIKTKKIGRYHRLLPSLETLDSINRRGLPLGFFFLTLGIISGALWAGSAWGFYWSWDPKETWSLITWFVYAAIIHQRIALGWRGKRAAMLAILGFVLVIFTFIGVSALLGGHHAFGTTSPYMRTKGL, from the coding sequence TTGGATTTGTTCTTCTTCAAAATCGCCATAGCACTGTACCTGGCCGCGTCTGTGGCTTATCTTGTGTTCTTGCTGACGTCTTCGGAGGGTCGGGCGCCTATAGCATTCTGGTGTTCGGTACTCGGATTTTCGGCACATACCCTTTCCATCATGCACCGAGCTATCTTCTCCAAATTCTTTCCTCTGGCCACATCGTTTGACGCTCTTTCCTTCTTTGCCTGGCTGATTGTGGGGCTTTTTCTTGTCATGCGGTATCGGGACCCCAGCCCGATCTTCGGATCTATAGTCACTCCTCTGGCATCGGTATTGATGTTGTTTGGGTCCACGCTCTCCTATCAAATCAGGGAGCCTCTGGTCCCGATCCTGAAAAGCTGGTGGCTTCCCATACACGTCTCGCTGGCTTTGCTCGGGAACGGGATTTTCGCCCTCATAGCCGTGGGCGGCCTGATGTATATCATCCAGGAAAGACTCATAAAAACGAAAAAAATCGGCAGGTACCATAGACTGCTGCCTTCTCTGGAGACACTGGACTCGATCAATCGCCGGGGCCTTCCTCTCGGGTTCTTCTTTCTGACTCTAGGGATTATTTCAGGGGCCTTATGGGCTGGCAGCGCCTGGGGTTTCTACTGGAGCTGGGACCCCAAGGAGACCTGGAGCCTGATAACCTGGTTTGTTTACGCTGCAATAATTCACCAGCGGATCGCGCTGGGCTGGCGTGGTAAGCGTGCGGCTATGCTGGCGATTCTTGGTTTTGTTTTGGTCATTTTCACGTTCATTGGAGTAAGCGCTCTGTTGGGCGGGCATCACGCATTCGGCACGACGAGTCCGTACATGAGGACCAAAGGGCTATGA
- a CDS encoding bifunctional precorrin-2 dehydrogenase/sirohydrochlorin ferrochelatase gives MKPYPVMMNVNDRQVIVVGGGSVAARKIGSLLESGARVTVISPELGPQLEELAETGAIYWLPEPFDEKLLDRYPETALIFGTTNRREVNIRIHDAAVARKIPCNIADVPELCTFIVPAVITQGDLIIAVSTGGSSPALARRIREDLETRYGPEYAAMTRLMGELRRLVLAAGSPSDENKKLFLEIVDSEILTALRENDRDRALEILKAILPGNVNPEPAMEKPPQ, from the coding sequence GTGAAGCCGTACCCGGTAATGATGAACGTTAATGACAGACAGGTCATCGTTGTGGGCGGAGGCAGCGTAGCGGCTCGGAAGATCGGGAGCCTCTTGGAAAGCGGCGCCCGTGTGACGGTCATATCTCCTGAACTGGGGCCGCAACTGGAGGAACTCGCCGAGACAGGAGCAATATATTGGCTCCCTGAACCATTCGACGAGAAGCTCCTGGACAGGTATCCTGAAACGGCTCTCATTTTTGGGACCACCAACCGCCGTGAGGTCAACATCAGGATACACGATGCAGCGGTGGCGAGAAAAATCCCGTGCAACATTGCGGATGTTCCGGAACTCTGCACGTTCATTGTGCCTGCGGTGATAACTCAGGGAGACCTAATAATAGCAGTCAGCACGGGAGGGTCGTCGCCGGCCCTGGCTCGGCGGATTCGAGAGGATTTGGAGACACGATACGGGCCGGAATACGCGGCCATGACCAGACTCATGGGTGAACTCCGCCGGCTCGTACTTGCCGCGGGAAGTCCTTCTGACGAGAACAAGAAGCTTTTCCTCGAGATAGTCGATTCTGAAATCCTGACGGCATTGCGCGAAAACGATCGCGATCGGGCGCTGGAAATCCTGAAAGCCATCCTGCCGGGAAATGTCAATCCCGAGCCGGCCATGGAAAAACCGCCGCAGTAG
- a CDS encoding AbrB/MazE/SpoVT family DNA-binding domain-containing protein codes for METVTVSPKFQVVIPKKIRETLGFRVGDDFQVLVYENRIELIPVKPVQEDRGLLRGIDTAIKRKQNRR; via the coding sequence ATGGAAACCGTAACCGTATCTCCTAAATTCCAGGTGGTTATCCCCAAGAAAATCAGGGAAACCCTCGGCTTTCGAGTTGGAGATGATTTCCAAGTCTTGGTCTATGAGAACCGCATCGAGCTAATTCCCGTCAAGCCCGTTCAAGAGGACCGTGGCCTGCTGAGAGGAATTGATACGGCTATCAAACGGAAGCAGAATCGACGGTGA